One window of Mediterraneibacter gnavus ATCC 29149 genomic DNA carries:
- a CDS encoding YdbC family protein: MREIQYEIVKEIAVLSTGDSGYTKEINLISWNGKEPKYDIRSFSPNREKCGKGITLNADEAAALLKALQKELNSED; encoded by the coding sequence ATGAGAGAAATCCAGTATGAAATCGTAAAGGAAATCGCAGTATTGTCTACGGGCGACAGTGGCTACACAAAGGAAATCAATCTCATTTCATGGAATGGGAAAGAGCCGAAGTATGACATCCGCAGCTTTTCCCCGAACCGTGAAAAGTGCGGCAAGGGAATCACGCTGAACGCTGATGAAGCGGCGGCACTCCTTAAAGCATTACAGAAAGAATTAAACAGCGAGGATTAA
- a CDS encoding ParB/RepB/Spo0J family partition protein, which produces MKKQDFKVLKTKDLYPFPDNPFHVAEDETLSELAESIKEFGIVTPIITRPKEDGDGYEVIAGQRRVRASELAGINTVPAFVLPLDRDRAIITLVDSNLQRENILPSERAFAYKMKSEAMKRQGFRTDLTSSQVVTKLRTDDKVAQGFGVGRMTVQRFIRLTELIPPILQMVDEGKIALTPAVELSFLKKDEQENLFATMESEEATPSLSQAQRMKQLSQSGRLDMDTIFAIMTEEKGNQKETLKINTSKLKKYFPKNTTPKQMEETIIKLLERELQRKRNRDSR; this is translated from the coding sequence ATGAAGAAACAGGATTTTAAGGTGTTAAAGACCAAAGACTTGTACCCGTTCCCCGACAATCCGTTTCATGTGGCAGAAGATGAAACACTGTCAGAGTTAGCGGAAAGCATCAAGGAATTTGGCATTGTCACGCCGATAATCACACGCCCGAAAGAGGACGGGGACGGTTATGAAGTGATTGCAGGACAGCGGCGTGTCCGTGCTTCTGAACTTGCAGGGATAAATACCGTGCCTGCGTTTGTCCTGCCCTTAGACCGTGACCGAGCCATCATCACCCTTGTAGACAGCAATTTGCAGCGTGAGAATATCCTGCCATCGGAGCGGGCGTTTGCTTACAAGATGAAATCCGAAGCCATGAAGCGGCAGGGTTTCCGCACAGACTTAACCTCGTCACAAGTTGTGACGAAGTTGCGGACGGACGACAAGGTGGCACAGGGCTTCGGCGTGGGCAGGATGACCGTGCAGCGTTTTATCCGCCTGACGGAACTGATACCGCCGATTTTGCAGATGGTGGACGAGGGGAAAATCGCCCTCACGCCTGCGGTGGAACTGTCCTTCTTGAAGAAAGACGAGCAGGAAAACCTCTTTGCCACGATGGAGAGCGAAGAAGCAACGCCCTCACTCTCACAGGCACAGCGGATGAAACAGTTAAGCCAGAGCGGGCGGCTTGACATGGATACGATATTTGCGATTATGACGGAGGAAAAGGGCAACCAGAAAGAAACCTTGAAAATCAACACAAGCAAGCTGAAAAAATACTTTCCGAAGAACACAACGCCGAAGCAGATGGAGGAAACCATCATCAAACTTTTGGAGCGTGAGTTGCAGAGGAAACGCAACCGTGACAGCCGCTAA
- the mobV gene encoding MobV family relaxase — protein MPYAILRFQKRKAGGVAACERHNERKKEAYKSNPDIDMERSKNNYHLIAPPKYTYKKEINRMVAEAGCRTRKDSVMMVETLITASPEFMNQLPPEEQKAYFQTALDFISERVGKQNILSAVVHMDERTPHMHLCFVPITPDNKLSAKAILGNQKSLSEWQTAYHERMSSRWNQLERGQSSMETKRKHVPTWLYKLGGRLDKQYEEIVSALSDINAFNAGKKRDKALDLLSAWLPDVEKFSKEIGKQQAYIDSLKERIGQESDYAGRMRDEKYEQELKVQKANQKIFELQRTNEQMGRLLSKIPPEVLEELQKNHRSRAKER, from the coding sequence ATGCCTTATGCAATCCTGCGTTTCCAGAAACGAAAAGCGGGCGGCGTTGCGGCTTGTGAACGCCACAACGAGCGGAAGAAAGAAGCCTACAAAAGCAACCCAGATATAGATATGGAACGCTCTAAAAACAATTACCATCTCATAGCACCACCAAAGTACACCTACAAGAAAGAGATTAACCGCATGGTAGCCGAAGCGGGGTGCAGGACAAGGAAAGACAGCGTGATGATGGTGGAAACGCTCATCACAGCTTCACCAGAATTTATGAACCAGTTACCGCCCGAAGAACAAAAAGCGTATTTCCAGACGGCTCTTGACTTCATTTCGGAGCGTGTTGGAAAGCAGAATATCCTCTCCGCTGTCGTCCATATGGACGAGAGAACGCCCCATATGCACCTCTGCTTTGTGCCGATTACGCCAGACAATAAGCTGTCAGCGAAAGCTATCTTAGGCAACCAGAAATCATTATCCGAGTGGCAGACCGCCTACCATGAGCGGATGTCCTCACGGTGGAATCAGCTTGAACGGGGGCAGTCCTCAATGGAAACCAAGCGGAAACACGTCCCCACATGGCTCTATAAATTAGGCGGCAGGCTTGATAAACAGTATGAAGAAATCGTGTCTGCCCTATCCGACATCAACGCCTTTAACGCAGGGAAGAAAAGGGATAAAGCGTTAGATTTACTCTCTGCATGGCTGCCAGACGTGGAGAAATTCTCTAAGGAAATCGGGAAACAGCAGGCGTATATCGACAGTTTGAAAGAGAGAATTGGGCAGGAATCAGACTATGCGGGGCGTATGCGTGATGAAAAGTACGAGCAGGAACTAAAGGTGCAGAAAGCGAATCAGAAGATATTTGAATTGCAGAGAACCAACGAGCAGATGGGGCGGCTGCTGTCAAAAATACCGCCCGAAGTGTTGGAAGAATTGCAGAAAAATCATAGAAGCAGAGCGAAAGAAAGGTAG
- a CDS encoding sigma-70 family RNA polymerase sigma factor, translating to MAYNHGREDRKWRIWKEAEEKLLRECGVDEATIEQIRMADRADFNSNRRFYRWTNDVAEYLEDMAGRERQAEVGTVAELLEEIESENLYQVLVTVDGRTLKIVLLKMQGYSTKEIAPLVHLTTGAIYARLDHLRKKLRKIL from the coding sequence ATGGCATACAACCACGGACGGGAGGACAGGAAATGGCGTATCTGGAAAGAAGCGGAGGAAAAGCTGCTGCGTGAGTGCGGCGTTGATGAAGCGACCATTGAGCAGATACGCATGGCGGACAGGGCAGACTTCAATTCCAACAGGCGGTTTTACCGATGGACGAATGACGTTGCGGAATATCTTGAGGACATGGCAGGCAGGGAGCGGCAGGCGGAAGTGGGTACGGTTGCGGAGTTACTGGAAGAGATTGAGAGCGAAAATCTCTATCAAGTATTAGTCACGGTGGACGGGCGTACCTTGAAAATCGTCCTGCTGAAAATGCAGGGGTATTCCACAAAGGAGATTGCCCCGCTTGTGCATTTGACGACTGGTGCCATCTATGCGAGGTTAGACCATCTGCGGAAGAAGCTGCGGAAAATTTTATAG
- a CDS encoding cysteine-rich KTR domain-containing protein, with the protein MMKCEWILCPVCGSKTRNKIRKDTVLENYPLYCPKCRQERLIKVDNLKITVIKEPDA; encoded by the coding sequence ATGATGAAATGCGAATGGATATTGTGTCCTGTTTGTGGGAGCAAAACCCGTAATAAAATTAGGAAGGACACTGTTTTGGAGAATTATCCCCTTTATTGTCCAAAATGCAGACAAGAAAGATTGATTAAAGTTGACAACTTGAAGATAACTGTCATCAAAGAGCCAGACGCTTAA
- the tet(O) gene encoding tetracycline resistance ribosomal protection protein Tet(O), whose product MKIINLGILAHVDAGKTTLTESLLYTSGAIAELGSVDEGTTRTDTMNLERQRGITIQTAVTSFQWEDVKVNIIDTPGHMDFLAEVYRSLSVLDGAVLLVSAKDGIQAQTRILFHALQIMKIPTIFFINKIDQEGIDLPMVYREMKAKLSSEIIVKQKVGQHPHINVTDNDDMEQWDAVIMGNDELLEKYMSGKPFKMSELEQEENRRFQNGTLFPVYHGSAKNNLGIRQLIEVIASKFYSSTPEGQSELCGQVFKIEYSEKRRRFVYVRIYSGTLHLRDVIRISEKEKIKITEMCVPTNGELYSSDTACSGDIVILPNDVLQLNSILGNEILLPQRKFIENPLPMLQTTIAVKKSEQREILLGALTEISDGDPLLKYYVDTTTHEIILSFLGNVQMEVICAILEEKYHVEAEIKEPTVIYMERPLRKAEYTIHIEVPPNPFWASVGLSIEPLPIGSGVQYESRVSLGYLNQSFQNAVMEGVLYGCEQGLYGWKVTDCKICFEYGLYYSPVSTPADFRLLSPIVLEQALKKAGTELLEPYLHFEIYAPQEYLSRAYHDAPRYCADIVSTQIKNDEVILKGEIPARCIQEYRNDLTYFTNGQGVCLTELKGYQPAIGKFICQPRRPNSRIDKVRHMFHKLA is encoded by the coding sequence ATGAAAATAATTAACTTAGGCATTCTGGCTCACGTTGACGCAGGAAAGACAACATTAACGGAAAGTTTATTGTATACCAGTGGTGCAATTGCAGAACTAGGGAGCGTAGATGAAGGCACAACAAGGACAGATACAATGAATTTGGAGCGTCAAAGGGGAATCACTATCCAGACAGCAGTGACATCTTTTCAGTGGGAGGATGTAAAAGTCAACATTATAGATACGCCAGGCCATATGGATTTTTTGGCGGAAGTATACCGTTCTTTATCCGTATTAGACGGAGCAGTATTATTAGTTTCTGCAAAGGATGGCATACAGGCACAGACCCGTATACTGTTTCATGCACTACAGATAATGAAGATTCCGACAATTTTTTTCATCAATAAAATTGACCAAGAGGGGATTGATTTGCCAATGGTATATCGGGAAATGAAAGCAAAGCTTTCTTCGGAAATTATAGTGAAGCAAAAGGTTGGGCAGCATCCCCATATAAATGTAACGGACAATGACGATATGGAACAGTGGGATGCGGTAATTATGGGAAACGATGAACTATTAGAGAAATATATGTCAGGGAAACCGTTTAAAATGTCAGAACTGGAACAGGAAGAAAACAGGAGATTCCAAAACGGAACGTTATTTCCCGTTTATCACGGAAGCGCTAAAAACAATCTGGGGATTCGGCAGCTTATAGAAGTAATTGCCAGTAAATTTTATTCATCAACGCCTGAAGGTCAATCTGAACTATGCGGGCAGGTTTTTAAGATTGAATATTCAGAGAAAAGGCGGCGTTTTGTTTATGTGCGTATATATAGCGGAACATTGCATTTGAGGGATGTTATTAGAATATCTGAAAAAGAGAAAATAAAAATCACAGAGATGTGTGTTCCGACAAACGGTGAATTATATTCATCCGATACAGCCTGCTCTGGTGATATTGTAATTTTACCAAATGATGTTTTGCAGCTAAACAGTATTTTGGGGAACGAAATACTGTTGCCGCAGAGAAAATTTATTGAAAATCCTCTCCCTATGCTCCAAACAACGATTGCAGTAAAGAAATCTGAACAGCGGGAAATATTGCTTGGGGCACTTACAGAAATTTCAGATGGCGACCCTCTTTTAAAATATTATGTGGATACTACAACGCATGAGATTATACTTTCTTTTTTGGGGAATGTGCAGATGGAAGTCATTTGTGCCATCCTTGAGGAAAAATATCATGTGGAGGCAGAAATAAAAGAGCCTACTGTTATATATATGGAAAGACCGCTTAGAAAAGCAGAATATACCATCCACATAGAAGTCCCGCCAAATCCTTTCTGGGCTTCTGTCGGGTTGTCCATAGAGCCGCTCCCTATTGGAAGCGGAGTGCAGTATGAAAGCAGAGTTTCACTTGGATATTTAAATCAATCGTTCCAAAATGCGGTTATGGAGGGGGTTCTTTATGGCTGCGAGCAGGGGCTGTATGGATGGAAAGTGACAGACTGTAAAATCTGTTTTGAATATGGATTGTATTATAGTCCTGTAAGTACCCCCGCAGACTTTCGGCTGCTTTCCCCTATCGTATTGGAGCAGGCTTTAAAAAAAGCAGGGACAGAACTATTAGAGCCATATCTCCACTTTGAAATTTATGCACCGCAGGAATATCTCTCACGGGCGTATCATGATGCTCCAAGGTATTGTGCAGATATTGTAAGTACTCAGATAAAGAATGACGAGGTCATTCTGAAAGGAGAAATCCCTGCTAGATGTATTCAAGAATACAGGAACGATTTAACTTATTTCACAAATGGGCAGGGAGTCTGCTTGACAGAGTTAAAAGGATACCAGCCAGCTATTGGTAAATTTATTTGCCAACCCCGCCGCCCGAATAGCCGTATAGATAAGGTTCGGCATATGTTCCACAAGTTAGCTTAA
- a CDS encoding TnpV protein — protein sequence MAKSLFEELGGKYERQGDYLIPCLTVPAEEEQAIGIWGQRHLDYLKQYRKVTYTNLLTSGRLNAYLADINRQAQERFERLIEGMKQAQGITEQLKAENALEWTGCLNNIRACAREIVEKEIIFA from the coding sequence ATGGCAAAATCATTATTTGAGGAACTGGGCGGCAAATACGAAAGGCAAGGGGATTATTTGATACCGTGCTTAACTGTACCCGCCGAAGAAGAACAGGCAATAGGCATCTGGGGGCAACGGCATTTAGATTATCTAAAACAGTACCGTAAAGTTACATACACCAATCTTCTTACAAGCGGCAGGCTAAACGCCTACCTTGCCGACATCAACAGACAGGCACAGGAACGCTTTGAAAGGCTCATAGAGGGTATGAAACAGGCACAGGGCATAACGGAACAGCTAAAGGCAGAAAACGCCTTAGAATGGACAGGATGCCTCAATAACATAAGGGCTTGTGCGAGGGAGATTGTGGAAAAGGAAATTATTTTTGCATAA